One window of Nocardia nova SH22a genomic DNA carries:
- a CDS encoding DHA2 family efflux MFS transporter permease subunit — protein MTSPPDMPATTADSASGRLDAAVYKVAGVVVIGAIMSILDVTVVTVALPTFQHEFDTSYAIAAWTMTGYTLALASVIPLTGWAADRFGTKRLYLLALTFFVLGSVLCSTAWNIESLIAFRVVQGLGGGMLMPLGMTIMTHAAGPQRIGRVMAVLGVPMLLGPILGPILGGWLIGSFSWHWIFLINVPVGIIGLILAIVVLPSDRPEPSESFDFLGMLLASPGLALFLFGVSSIPEQHTVASARVLIPAAIGLVLMIGFVFHALRTEHPLIDLHLFRNRQLTFAVLTAVFFAVAFFGSGLLLPSYLQQVQGKSTLVTGLLIAPQGLGAMVTMPIGGKLVDKIGPGKVVLSGLVVIGISMLFFTQLSADTSLPLMCVALFVMGLGMGCTMMPTMTAAIQTLTHAQVARGSTLMNIVNQAAGSIGTATMSVVLTNLLEDQQFAQAAIGSRFDPSIAAKLPPGALDTGFEQAASAYSHTYIVAVILIAVTLIPAAFLPRSKPKLPQEGADAPVLMGH, from the coding sequence GTGACCTCTCCTCCGGATATGCCGGCGACGACGGCGGATTCCGCCTCCGGCCGGCTCGATGCCGCGGTGTACAAGGTGGCCGGTGTCGTCGTGATCGGTGCGATCATGTCGATCCTCGACGTGACCGTCGTGACCGTCGCGCTACCGACCTTCCAACACGAATTCGACACCAGTTACGCGATAGCCGCCTGGACGATGACCGGCTACACGCTGGCGCTGGCCAGCGTTATCCCGCTCACGGGGTGGGCGGCGGATCGATTCGGCACCAAACGGCTGTATCTGCTCGCACTGACCTTCTTCGTCCTCGGTTCGGTGCTGTGTTCCACGGCCTGGAACATCGAGTCGCTCATCGCCTTCCGCGTCGTACAGGGCCTGGGCGGCGGCATGCTCATGCCGCTGGGCATGACGATCATGACCCATGCCGCCGGTCCGCAGCGGATCGGCCGGGTGATGGCGGTGCTCGGTGTGCCGATGCTGCTCGGCCCTATCCTGGGCCCGATCCTGGGTGGCTGGCTGATCGGCAGTTTCAGCTGGCACTGGATCTTCCTGATCAATGTGCCCGTCGGCATCATCGGCCTGATCCTGGCGATCGTGGTGCTGCCCTCGGACCGGCCGGAACCGTCGGAGTCGTTCGACTTCCTCGGAATGCTGCTGGCCTCACCGGGTCTGGCGTTGTTCCTGTTCGGTGTCTCCTCGATTCCCGAACAGCACACGGTGGCCTCGGCGCGGGTGCTGATACCGGCCGCGATCGGGCTGGTGCTGATGATCGGATTCGTCTTCCACGCGCTGCGCACCGAGCATCCGCTCATCGATCTGCATCTGTTCCGCAACCGGCAGTTGACCTTCGCGGTGCTGACCGCGGTGTTCTTCGCGGTGGCGTTCTTCGGTTCGGGTCTGCTGCTGCCGAGTTATCTGCAACAGGTGCAGGGTAAGTCGACGCTGGTGACGGGTCTGCTCATCGCCCCGCAGGGGCTGGGCGCGATGGTCACCATGCCGATCGGCGGGAAGCTGGTCGACAAGATCGGTCCCGGCAAGGTCGTGCTGAGCGGTCTGGTCGTGATCGGGATCAGCATGCTGTTCTTCACCCAGCTCTCGGCCGACACCTCGCTGCCGCTGATGTGTGTGGCGCTGTTCGTGATGGGTCTCGGCATGGGCTGCACGATGATGCCGACGATGACCGCGGCGATCCAGACCCTGACCCATGCGCAGGTGGCGCGTGGATCGACGCTGATGAACATCGTCAACCAGGCGGCCGGGTCGATCGGTACCGCGACCATGTCGGTGGTGCTGACCAACCTGCTCGAGGATCAGCAGTTCGCGCAGGCGGCGATCGGTTCGCGGTTCGATCCGAGTATCGCGGCGAAACTGCCGCCGGGAGCGCTGGATACGGGATTCGAGCAGGCCGCCTCGGCCTACTCGCACACCTACATCGTCGCGGTGATCCTGATCGCGGTGACCCTGATCCCGGCGGCGTTCCTGCCCCGGTCGAAACCGAAGCTGCCCCAGGAGGGTGCGGATGCTCCGGTGTTGATGGGGCACTGA
- a CDS encoding SPFH domain-containing protein translates to MLGYHVPDPDEAMLISGGRVKDNAPFRVITGHGAWVMPFFRKVSYLSLAMFEAEIQERCVTKQAIQLDVRAVIAFKVANDTQSVVNAAQRFLSEQEREMSVLTGRIFSGHLRSIVGSMTVEEIIRERQKLADEVLVASKVEMGNIGLWVDSFQIQSIDDGGLGYITALAAPHNAAVQRDAQIAQAAASQAAAEAEQESLRKQAEYQRQTSILQAEYQHDIDKANAEAKQAGPLAEAIALQEVLTAQAERARKEAELREQQLQAEVVKPAQAEAERVRVLAQAEADRTRIQAEAAASNNRIALDQLLIEQLPEIVKQAAQGLSNANLTVLNGPDGVGELVNGMVGQGLTVFNSLQKALSTDNHSDTPIE, encoded by the coding sequence GTGCTGGGCTACCACGTGCCCGATCCCGACGAAGCCATGCTGATCAGCGGCGGCCGCGTCAAGGACAATGCTCCATTCCGCGTCATCACCGGCCACGGCGCCTGGGTGATGCCGTTCTTCCGCAAGGTCAGCTACCTGTCGCTGGCAATGTTCGAAGCCGAAATCCAGGAACGCTGCGTCACCAAACAGGCCATCCAGCTCGACGTCCGCGCCGTCATCGCCTTCAAGGTCGCCAACGACACCCAATCCGTCGTCAACGCCGCCCAGCGCTTCCTGTCCGAACAGGAACGAGAGATGTCGGTACTCACCGGACGCATCTTCTCCGGCCACCTGCGTTCCATCGTCGGATCCATGACAGTCGAGGAAATCATCCGCGAACGCCAGAAACTTGCCGACGAGGTGCTGGTCGCCTCCAAGGTCGAAATGGGCAATATCGGCCTGTGGGTCGATTCGTTCCAGATCCAGTCCATCGACGACGGCGGCCTCGGCTACATCACCGCCCTCGCCGCACCCCACAACGCCGCCGTCCAACGCGACGCCCAGATCGCCCAGGCCGCCGCCTCCCAGGCCGCCGCCGAAGCCGAACAGGAATCACTGCGCAAACAAGCCGAATACCAGCGCCAAACCTCGATCCTGCAGGCCGAATACCAGCACGACATCGACAAGGCGAACGCCGAAGCCAAACAAGCCGGGCCACTCGCCGAAGCCATCGCACTGCAGGAAGTCCTCACCGCCCAGGCCGAACGCGCCCGCAAGGAAGCCGAACTGCGCGAACAGCAACTACAGGCCGAGGTCGTCAAACCCGCCCAAGCCGAAGCCGAACGCGTCCGCGTCCTCGCCCAGGCCGAAGCCGACCGCACCCGCATCCAGGCCGAGGCCGCCGCGTCCAACAACCGCATCGCCCTCGACCAGCTGCTCATCGAACAACTCCCCGAAATCGTCAAACAAGCCGCCCAGGGCCTGTCCAACGCCAATCTCACCGTCCTCAACGGACCCGACGGCGTCGGCGAACTCGTCAACGGAATGGTCGGCCAGGGACTCACCGTATTCAACTCCCTGCAAAAGGCGCTTTCCACCGACAACCACTCCGACACACCGATAGAGTGA
- a CDS encoding cold-shock protein: protein MSIGKLVSFDSSRGFGFIRPEDGGADVFVHVNDIGLDEDELRQGRVFEFEVTEGDRGPKAINLTTVGGAPPPPRHRGRGNGPLTAAEHKRLITELLLDASPALTAGEIVTIRDRLTEFADHHGWLEN from the coding sequence GTGTCGATCGGGAAATTGGTGTCCTTCGACAGTTCTCGGGGGTTCGGATTCATCCGCCCCGAGGACGGCGGAGCCGACGTATTCGTTCACGTGAACGACATCGGCCTGGACGAGGACGAACTGCGCCAGGGGCGGGTATTCGAATTCGAGGTCACCGAAGGCGACCGCGGCCCCAAAGCCATCAACCTCACCACCGTCGGCGGCGCCCCGCCACCACCACGCCACCGCGGCCGCGGCAACGGCCCGCTCACCGCCGCCGAACACAAACGGCTCATCACCGAACTCCTCCTCGACGCCAGCCCCGCCCTCACCGCAGGAGAAATCGTCACCATCCGCGATCGGCTCACCGAATTCGCCGACCACCACGGATGGCTCGAGAACTGA
- a CDS encoding ATP-dependent DNA ligase has protein sequence MDLPVMPPVKPMLARTAATLPHEDDILYEPKWDGFRCIVFRDGTDIELGSRNDRPLTRYFPEVARNLDAALPPRCVLDGEIVVVTDHGLDFDVLQNRLHPAASRVTKLSAETPATFVAFDLLALGDDDLTTTAFHERRHRLETILATPHPGITLTPITTDPDIAADWFTRFEGAGFDGVMVKSRDLPYLQDKRVMIKVKHERTADCVVAGFRWHKDGQGVGSLLLGLYDDHGALHHVGVASSFTAARRKQLVDELAPLRTDALTDHPWRTWADAAAQAKADGKMPGGISRWTGGKDLSWEPLRPELVAEVRYEHLMAGRLRHGGRLVRFRDDRTPQSCTYAQLEEVAPAELADIFTTAKAQAPQ, from the coding sequence GTGGACCTGCCCGTCATGCCACCGGTGAAACCGATGCTGGCAAGAACCGCCGCCACCCTGCCCCACGAGGACGACATCCTCTACGAGCCCAAATGGGACGGCTTCCGGTGCATCGTCTTCCGCGACGGCACCGACATCGAACTCGGATCACGCAACGACCGCCCCCTCACCCGCTACTTCCCCGAAGTGGCGCGCAACCTCGACGCCGCCCTGCCCCCACGCTGCGTCCTCGACGGCGAAATCGTCGTCGTCACCGACCACGGCCTCGACTTCGACGTCCTGCAGAACCGCCTGCACCCCGCCGCCTCCCGCGTCACCAAACTCAGCGCCGAAACCCCCGCGACTTTCGTCGCCTTCGACCTGCTCGCCCTCGGCGACGACGACCTCACCACCACCGCGTTCCACGAACGCCGCCACCGACTCGAAACCATCCTCGCCACACCGCACCCCGGCATCACCCTCACCCCCATCACCACCGACCCCGACATCGCCGCGGACTGGTTCACCCGATTCGAAGGCGCCGGATTCGACGGCGTCATGGTTAAATCCCGCGACCTGCCCTACCTGCAGGACAAGCGCGTCATGATCAAGGTCAAACACGAACGCACCGCCGACTGCGTCGTCGCCGGATTCCGCTGGCACAAGGACGGCCAAGGCGTCGGCTCCCTGCTCCTCGGCCTCTACGACGACCACGGCGCCCTCCACCACGTCGGCGTCGCCAGCAGCTTCACCGCGGCCCGCCGCAAACAACTCGTCGACGAACTCGCACCCCTGCGCACCGACGCCCTCACCGACCACCCCTGGCGCACCTGGGCCGACGCCGCCGCACAGGCCAAGGCCGACGGCAAGATGCCCGGCGGAATCAGCCGCTGGACCGGCGGCAAAGACCTCTCCTGGGAACCCCTGCGACCCGAACTCGTCGCCGAAGTCCGCTACGAACACCTCATGGCCGGACGCCTGCGCCACGGCGGCCGCCTCGTCCGCTTCCGCGACGACCGCACCCCGCAATCGTGCACCTACGCACAACTCGAAGAAGTCGCCCCCGCCGAACTCGCCGACATCTTCACCACCGCGAAAGCGCAGGCACCGCAATGA
- a CDS encoding DNA polymerase domain-containing protein, with protein MSEAIDIDTDGVTVHITNPDKVYFGKRGETKLDLVRYYQAVAEPIMRTIGNRPVLLERYPDGAGGKSWFQKRVPKSVPDWLQTVTVSTPNGTTSDALVAADLAHILWAVNLGCLGFHVWPNHVPAGGVPARTDGEIGDLDISDELRIDLDPSPGIGFDDLRHVALLTRDLLAELGIDARVKTSGSRGLHIYALLEPLWDGYQVRAAAVALARELERRHPDTITAQWWKEQRGQRVFIDYNQNAPHKTVFGAWCVRPKVGGQVSTPISWDALATVVPDELTLATVPERLTELGDPWADRSPQSIQPLLEMSRRDFESGLLDAPWPPQYPKMPNEPPRVQPSRARTSG; from the coding sequence ATGAGCGAAGCCATCGACATCGACACCGACGGCGTCACCGTCCACATCACCAACCCCGACAAGGTGTACTTCGGCAAACGCGGCGAAACCAAACTCGACCTCGTCCGCTACTACCAAGCCGTGGCCGAACCCATCATGCGCACCATCGGCAACCGGCCCGTCCTGCTCGAACGCTATCCCGACGGCGCGGGCGGCAAATCCTGGTTCCAGAAACGGGTCCCCAAATCCGTACCCGACTGGTTGCAAACGGTCACCGTGTCCACACCCAACGGCACCACCAGCGACGCCCTCGTCGCCGCCGACCTCGCCCACATCCTGTGGGCGGTCAACCTCGGCTGCCTGGGATTCCACGTCTGGCCCAATCACGTTCCCGCGGGCGGAGTTCCGGCCCGCACCGACGGCGAGATCGGCGACCTCGACATCAGCGACGAACTCCGCATCGACCTCGACCCCTCCCCCGGCATCGGCTTCGACGACCTGCGCCACGTCGCCCTCCTCACCCGCGACCTGCTCGCCGAACTCGGCATCGACGCCCGCGTCAAAACCTCCGGCTCCCGTGGCCTGCACATCTACGCCCTGCTCGAACCCCTCTGGGACGGCTACCAGGTCCGCGCCGCCGCCGTCGCACTCGCCCGCGAACTCGAACGCCGCCACCCCGACACCATCACCGCCCAATGGTGGAAAGAACAACGCGGACAACGAGTCTTCATCGACTACAACCAGAACGCCCCGCACAAAACCGTATTCGGCGCCTGGTGCGTGCGCCCCAAGGTCGGCGGCCAGGTCTCCACACCGATCTCCTGGGACGCCCTCGCCACTGTCGTCCCCGACGAACTCACCCTCGCCACCGTGCCCGAACGCCTCACCGAGCTCGGCGACCCCTGGGCCGACCGCAGCCCCCAATCCATCCAGCCGCTGCTGGAAATGTCACGCCGCGACTTCGAATCCGGACTGCTCGACGCGCCCTGGCCACCGCAATACCCGAAGATGCCCAACGAACCCCCGCGCGTCCAACCCAGCCGCGCCCGCACCTCCGGCTGA
- a CDS encoding TetR/AcrR family transcriptional regulator — protein MPAHSDTTSRPVAADADSARRRRLEPDERRAQILACAIEMFGERPYAAVSTAELAQRAGVARGLINHYFGNKRDLYLAVVRRMVTMPRPDHMVMPTGTPRERVDASVTWLLDTISGLGSTWVKVTGHEGIGDDPEVQRILDEADDAAAQRLLQMVGLSGCSRDEELRALVRAYSGMVKTAGREWITRGSLNREQVHHLLSDVMMALVETTFPRIAAER, from the coding sequence TTGCCCGCTCACTCTGATACCACGAGCAGGCCGGTCGCCGCGGACGCCGATTCGGCTCGGCGGCGCCGGCTGGAGCCGGACGAGCGGCGTGCGCAGATTCTGGCGTGCGCGATCGAGATGTTCGGTGAGCGTCCGTATGCGGCGGTGTCGACCGCCGAGCTGGCGCAGCGTGCCGGGGTGGCGCGTGGGCTGATCAATCACTATTTCGGTAACAAGCGGGATCTGTATCTCGCGGTGGTGCGCCGGATGGTGACGATGCCGCGCCCCGATCACATGGTGATGCCGACCGGCACTCCGCGCGAGCGGGTGGATGCCAGTGTGACCTGGCTGCTGGACACGATCAGCGGTTTGGGCAGTACCTGGGTGAAGGTGACCGGGCACGAGGGGATCGGTGACGATCCGGAGGTGCAGCGCATTCTGGACGAGGCCGATGACGCGGCGGCGCAGCGGTTGCTGCAGATGGTCGGGCTGAGTGGTTGCAGTCGTGACGAGGAGTTGCGGGCGCTGGTGCGTGCGTACAGTGGAATGGTGAAAACTGCTGGGCGGGAGTGGATTACGCGAGGCAGTTTGAATCGGGAGCAGGTGCATCATCTGTTGTCGGATGTGATGATGGCGTTGGTCGAGACGACGTTTCCGCGGATCGCGGCCGAGCGTTGA
- a CDS encoding acyl-CoA dehydrogenase family protein produces the protein MARAAWSDDEVEAVRDLAKTFFEKDVLPNEEKFVAQGHPDRELYNRAGELGLLCPAIPSEYGGGGGTFAHEAAVIEAQSYIGDGSLGMPVHSSIIAPYINEFGSEELKRRVLPKAASGEMVLSIGMTEPGTGSDLQNIKTRAVREGDEYVITGSKIFISNGWLCDGIIIAAKTDPTKGAAGVSLIFAEVSDETPGFRRGRILNKIGGKAQDTAELFFDELRVPVSNLLGEAEGQGFYQMMQLLAQERLVTAIMAVSMMERAVELTVEYTKGREAFGKPLFAMQNTKFELAECATIARVSRTFLDDAIGKHLRGELDIPTAAMSKYWLTDQLGIVVDRCLQLFGGYGYMTEYPISQLYTGARVLRILAGSNEVMKDLIARSL, from the coding sequence ATGGCGCGCGCCGCGTGGAGCGACGATGAGGTCGAGGCCGTCCGGGATCTGGCGAAGACGTTCTTCGAGAAGGATGTGCTGCCGAACGAGGAGAAGTTCGTCGCGCAGGGGCATCCGGATCGCGAGTTGTACAACCGGGCCGGTGAGCTGGGGCTGCTGTGCCCGGCGATCCCGTCGGAGTACGGGGGCGGCGGGGGCACGTTCGCGCACGAGGCGGCGGTGATCGAGGCGCAGTCGTATATCGGGGACGGGTCACTGGGTATGCCGGTGCATTCGTCGATCATCGCGCCCTACATCAACGAGTTCGGTTCCGAGGAGCTCAAGCGGCGGGTGCTGCCGAAGGCGGCCAGCGGCGAGATGGTGCTGTCGATCGGTATGACCGAGCCGGGGACGGGCTCGGATCTGCAGAACATCAAGACGCGCGCGGTCCGTGAGGGTGACGAGTATGTGATCACCGGGTCGAAGATCTTCATCTCCAACGGCTGGCTGTGTGACGGCATCATCATCGCGGCCAAGACGGATCCGACGAAGGGCGCGGCGGGGGTGTCGCTGATCTTCGCCGAGGTGAGTGACGAGACGCCGGGGTTCCGGCGTGGCCGGATCCTGAACAAGATCGGCGGCAAGGCGCAGGACACCGCGGAGTTGTTCTTCGACGAACTGCGGGTGCCGGTGTCGAATCTGCTCGGTGAGGCCGAAGGTCAGGGCTTCTATCAGATGATGCAGCTGCTCGCGCAGGAGCGGCTGGTGACCGCGATCATGGCGGTGTCGATGATGGAGCGGGCGGTGGAGTTGACCGTCGAATACACCAAGGGCCGTGAGGCTTTCGGCAAGCCGCTGTTCGCGATGCAGAATACGAAGTTCGAGCTGGCGGAGTGCGCGACGATCGCGCGGGTGAGCCGGACGTTCCTGGACGATGCGATCGGCAAGCATCTGCGTGGTGAGCTGGACATTCCGACAGCGGCGATGTCGAAGTACTGGCTTACCGACCAGTTGGGTATTGTGGTGGACCGCTGTCTGCAACTGTTCGGTGGCTATGGATATATGACGGAGTACCCGATTTCCCAGCTGTATACCGGTGCGCGCGTGCTGCGCATTCTGGCCGGTTCCAACGAGGTGATGAAGGATCTCATTGCCCGCTCACTCTGA
- a CDS encoding SDR family NAD(P)-dependent oxidoreductase, whose product MAEHTAPTAPTTPSSGATIDPGDLAACLRVLDQAATLPDGHADSVAVQRAVAHMFKRFKKRRRTASREEVAAADRAVVAATATGSPNRIDDETAGIPLSANTVGDTAGTLRRARPCYICKQRYTRVDHFYHQLCPDCAARGHAKRNARTDLTGRRALLTGGRAKIGMYIALRLLRDGAHTTITTRFPNDAIRRFTAEPDSAQWLHRLRIVGIDLRDPAQVVALADDVAAQGPLDIIINNAAQTVRRSAGAYAALVDAESAPLPAGELPDTITFGTTTQAHPNALTASLDATSLPATLSAADVTDLALVAGSASLERISQGIAIDAGGLVPDLAHTNSWVQTVAEVDATELLEVQLCNSTAPFILISRLRPALAASPARRKYVVNVSAMEGVFARGYKGPGHPHTNMAKAALNMLTRTSAREMFETDGILMTAVDTGWITDERPHYTKIRLAEEGFHAPLDLVDGAARVYDPIVRGEAGTDLFGCFLKDYEPSNW is encoded by the coding sequence ATGGCTGAGCACACCGCACCGACCGCGCCCACCACCCCCTCTTCCGGCGCCACCATCGATCCCGGCGACCTCGCCGCCTGCCTGCGCGTACTCGACCAAGCCGCCACACTGCCCGACGGCCACGCCGACTCCGTCGCGGTGCAGCGCGCGGTCGCCCACATGTTCAAGAGGTTCAAGAAGCGCCGCCGCACCGCCTCCCGTGAGGAGGTCGCCGCCGCCGATCGCGCCGTCGTCGCCGCCACCGCCACCGGCTCCCCGAACCGCATCGACGACGAGACCGCCGGAATCCCGCTGTCCGCCAACACCGTCGGCGACACCGCGGGCACACTGCGCCGCGCCCGACCCTGCTACATCTGCAAGCAGCGCTACACCCGGGTGGACCACTTCTACCACCAGCTCTGCCCCGACTGCGCCGCCCGCGGCCACGCCAAACGCAACGCCCGCACCGATCTGACCGGACGCCGCGCCCTACTCACCGGCGGCCGCGCCAAGATCGGCATGTACATCGCCCTGCGACTGCTCCGCGACGGCGCCCACACCACCATCACCACCCGATTCCCCAACGACGCCATCCGCCGATTCACCGCCGAGCCCGACAGCGCGCAGTGGCTGCACCGGCTGCGCATCGTCGGCATCGATCTGCGCGACCCCGCCCAGGTCGTCGCCCTAGCCGACGACGTCGCCGCGCAGGGGCCACTCGACATCATCATCAACAACGCCGCCCAGACCGTGCGCCGCTCGGCCGGCGCCTATGCCGCCCTCGTCGACGCCGAATCCGCACCACTGCCCGCCGGCGAACTGCCCGACACGATCACCTTCGGCACCACCACCCAGGCCCATCCGAACGCGCTCACCGCCTCCCTCGACGCCACATCGCTGCCCGCCACCCTCTCGGCCGCCGACGTCACCGACCTGGCGCTGGTCGCCGGATCCGCCAGCCTCGAGCGGATCTCACAGGGCATCGCGATCGACGCGGGCGGCCTGGTCCCCGACCTCGCCCACACCAACAGCTGGGTCCAGACCGTCGCCGAGGTGGACGCCACCGAACTCCTGGAAGTGCAGCTCTGCAACTCCACCGCCCCCTTCATCCTGATCTCGCGCCTCCGCCCCGCACTCGCCGCCTCGCCCGCCCGACGCAAGTACGTCGTCAACGTCTCTGCGATGGAGGGCGTCTTCGCCCGCGGCTACAAGGGCCCCGGCCACCCCCACACGAATATGGCCAAGGCCGCCCTCAACATGCTCACCCGCACCAGTGCCCGGGAGATGTTCGAAACCGACGGCATCCTCATGACCGCCGTCGACACCGGCTGGATCACCGACGAACGCCCCCACTACACCAAGATCCGCCTCGCCGAGGAAGGCTTCCACGCCCCCCTCGACCTGGTCGACGGCGCCGCCCGCGTCTACGACCCGATCGTCCGCGGCGAAGCCGGTACGGATCTCTTCGGCTGCTTCCTCAAGGACTACGAGCCGTCCAACTGGTGA
- a CDS encoding DUF2784 domain-containing protein: protein MLYRMLADATAGVHFLFVVYVVVGGFLAWRWRWTIWTHIAAVAWGFSTVLFKFECPLTDLENGLRARAGVAPLPSSGFIDHYITGVLYPRDALDVVRVLVIVVVAVSWAGFVQRRRHRPGAAIPGPSPAPRGPHPHP from the coding sequence GTGCTGTACCGGATGCTGGCAGACGCCACCGCGGGCGTGCATTTCCTGTTCGTCGTCTACGTCGTCGTGGGGGGATTCCTCGCGTGGCGGTGGCGCTGGACCATCTGGACTCATATCGCGGCGGTGGCCTGGGGTTTCAGCACGGTGCTGTTCAAGTTCGAGTGCCCGCTCACCGATCTCGAGAACGGATTGCGGGCCCGCGCCGGCGTGGCCCCACTCCCCTCCTCCGGGTTCATCGACCACTACATCACCGGCGTGCTCTATCCGCGCGACGCGCTGGATGTGGTGCGCGTCCTGGTGATCGTCGTCGTCGCCGTGTCGTGGGCCGGATTCGTCCAGCGGCGACGCCACCGACCGGGCGCCGCTATTCCCGGACCATCGCCCGCACCGCGCGGACCACATCCTCACCCATGA
- a CDS encoding TetR/AcrR family transcriptional regulator, translating into MGNREDLLAGARQAILERGLAKVTARDIAGAAGVSLAAIGYHFGTKDRLVAEAIAQATGTEIGDGMHKAIVDAGEGRSLAQSLEATWNGMLDVIQSHPDELTLSFENGVRTARSPESQAYMSEATEEVYTALAGSLSEVHPDLSAADARAVAKVYFALFQGMALQWLIAPAGELLMGEDVVRAVRAMVRE; encoded by the coding sequence ATGGGTAATCGAGAGGATCTATTGGCGGGGGCGCGGCAGGCGATTCTGGAGCGGGGGCTGGCGAAGGTGACCGCCCGCGACATCGCGGGCGCCGCCGGGGTCAGCCTGGCCGCGATCGGCTATCACTTCGGTACCAAGGACCGGCTGGTGGCCGAGGCGATCGCCCAGGCGACCGGAACCGAGATCGGCGACGGTATGCACAAGGCCATCGTGGACGCGGGCGAGGGCCGCTCCTTGGCGCAATCGCTGGAGGCGACCTGGAACGGCATGCTCGACGTGATCCAGAGTCACCCGGACGAACTCACCCTGAGCTTCGAGAACGGGGTACGCACGGCCCGCTCACCGGAATCCCAGGCGTACATGTCCGAGGCGACCGAGGAGGTCTACACGGCCCTGGCGGGCTCGCTGAGTGAGGTCCATCCGGATCTGTCGGCAGCCGATGCCCGCGCGGTGGCCAAGGTGTACTTCGCGCTGTTCCAGGGCATGGCCCTGCAGTGGCTGATCGCACCGGCCGGAGAACTGCTCATGGGTGAGGATGTGGTCCGCGCGGTGCGGGCGATGGTCCGGGAATAG
- a CDS encoding FAD-dependent monooxygenase → MGTTVMNNPSSSLNVLVSGGGIAGNAVALQLLRAGFRVTVVERSATPRPGGQAVDLRGPSREVAESMGLMPRIAAHQLEELGISYVDHRGRTYANLRMEDFEGKGPVAEIEITRGDLNQVLLDALAEVDERLTYRYGDWVEDLTQDESSAEVVLASGHRERFDLVIGADGVHSATRRLAFGPESEFSTFLGGYASFFTMPTPAGMKPGWFALQPIPNVAVGLRPDGDPATAKAILTLLGEADPALRHDVAAQQRMIADKIGENPSWHAPAILAAMAEADDFYFDELVRIDMPTLVAGRVTLAGDAGYCGSPMTGMGTAMALVGAYVLAGEIAADPADVPAALRRYEEKVTPFLDKAKSLPGGGIAAMLSDNRFGTSVRRTANRVMMSRVLRPVVAKVFFGGTDDYELPHYPALSPAAD, encoded by the coding sequence ATGGGAACCACGGTCATGAACAACCCCTCCAGCTCTCTGAACGTCCTGGTGTCGGGAGGCGGCATCGCTGGTAACGCCGTTGCGCTGCAACTGCTTCGGGCCGGTTTCCGGGTCACCGTCGTGGAGCGGTCGGCCACTCCCCGCCCCGGTGGGCAGGCCGTGGATCTGCGCGGGCCCAGCCGTGAGGTCGCCGAATCGATGGGCCTGATGCCGAGGATCGCCGCCCATCAGCTCGAAGAACTCGGGATCTCGTATGTCGATCACCGCGGTCGTACCTACGCGAATCTGCGGATGGAGGATTTCGAGGGCAAGGGGCCGGTGGCCGAAATCGAGATCACCCGCGGGGATCTCAACCAGGTGCTGCTGGACGCGCTCGCCGAGGTCGACGAGCGGCTGACCTACCGGTACGGCGATTGGGTCGAGGACCTGACGCAGGACGAGTCGTCGGCCGAGGTGGTTCTCGCGTCCGGGCATCGCGAGCGTTTCGATCTCGTCATCGGCGCCGACGGCGTGCACTCGGCGACCCGGCGGCTGGCCTTCGGACCGGAGTCGGAGTTCAGCACCTTCCTGGGAGGTTATGCGTCGTTCTTCACGATGCCGACCCCGGCCGGTATGAAGCCGGGCTGGTTCGCGCTGCAGCCGATCCCGAATGTCGCGGTGGGTCTGCGGCCCGACGGTGATCCGGCCACGGCCAAGGCGATTCTCACGCTGCTCGGTGAGGCCGATCCGGCGCTGCGCCACGATGTCGCCGCTCAGCAGCGGATGATCGCCGACAAGATCGGCGAGAACCCGAGCTGGCACGCACCGGCGATCTTGGCGGCCATGGCCGAGGCCGACGACTTCTATTTCGACGAACTCGTCCGCATCGATATGCCGACCCTGGTGGCCGGGCGGGTGACACTCGCGGGCGACGCCGGATACTGCGGCTCACCGATGACGGGGATGGGTACCGCGATGGCCCTCGTCGGCGCCTATGTGCTGGCGGGTGAGATCGCCGCCGATCCGGCCGACGTCCCGGCCGCGCTGCGCCGCTACGAGGAGAAGGTCACCCCGTTCCTCGACAAGGCGAAGTCGCTGCCGGGTGGTGGCATCGCGGCCATGTTGTCCGACAACCGATTCGGCACCTCGGTCCGGCGCACGGCGAACCGGGTCATGATGTCGCGTGTGCTGCGGCCGGTGGTCGCGAAGGTGTTCTTCGGCGGCACCGACGACTACGAACTCCCCCACTACCCGGCGCTGTCCCCCGCGGCGGATTAG